The following coding sequences lie in one Polynucleobacter asymbioticus genomic window:
- the msrA gene encoding peptide-methionine (S)-S-oxide reductase MsrA gives MNETILKNYPSLERATLGGGCFWCLDAVYQQISGVSAVVSGYAGGAMPNPNYEAICSGQTGHAEIVDIYFDPTVVSYRDLLEVFFVIHDPTTLNYQGNDHGTQYRSVIFTHSDSQNVCAHEVVKELVDAKIYSSPVVTQIDVAPVIYPAEDYHQDYFRQHPGQGYCMAVVAPKLAKFRAKFQSLIASEFR, from the coding sequence ATGAATGAAACTATCCTTAAAAACTACCCATCTCTTGAGCGCGCCACTTTGGGTGGTGGCTGTTTCTGGTGTCTGGACGCGGTTTATCAGCAAATTTCTGGCGTAAGCGCTGTAGTTTCAGGTTATGCCGGGGGTGCAATGCCAAACCCGAACTATGAAGCCATTTGTTCTGGTCAAACCGGCCATGCTGAAATTGTCGACATTTACTTTGATCCGACGGTGGTGTCTTATCGTGATTTATTGGAAGTCTTTTTTGTTATTCACGATCCAACCACTTTGAACTATCAAGGCAATGATCACGGAACGCAGTACCGTTCAGTCATTTTTACTCATAGCGATAGTCAAAACGTATGCGCCCATGAGGTAGTCAAAGAGTTGGTGGATGCCAAAATCTACTCCAGCCCGGTAGTAACTCAAATTGATGTAGCGCCTGTTATTTATCCGGCTGAAGACTATCACCAAGATTACTTCCGTCAGCATCCGGGGCAGGGATACTGCATGGCAGTTGTTGCGCCTAAACTGGCGAAATTTAGAGCAAAATTCCAATCTTTAATTGCGTCGGAGTTTCGCTAG
- a CDS encoding coniferyl aldehyde dehydrogenase, giving the protein MSINRFTLQLDEIKAAYAAEPNPMLEVRLERIGRIEKMISANEEKICKVLAADFGTRHSIESRLLEFQMIYQACKHVRKHLKDWMKPQLVATPGFLGSSQAWTQMQSMGVVGIMSPWNYPVQLALVPAIAAFAAGNRVWLKPSERSSRTSGFLATLIQEYFHPSEFCVSVGGMDVAESFAALPFDHLFFTGSGEVGKKVMRAAADHLTPITLELGGKSPAIVDPSAKLKDAAASIIYGKLVNGGQTCIAPDYAIVHASDSEVFIQELQNAAQKQFSNLEEFTGAIDEHQLARWHQLVQDAVDRGAQAIPLISSHSNSELPFTPVALFNISEDALIMQEEIFGPILPILAINDTDSTIRYINERPKPLAMYWFGKDKKVMQRILNETRSGGVTINDTLLHAAVEDLPFGGIGASGMGAYHGKAGFEAFSHRKSVLEVRGFFGLPFLSGTKLARPPYGKGVERLLRWLR; this is encoded by the coding sequence ATGTCCATAAATCGCTTCACACTCCAATTAGATGAAATTAAGGCGGCTTACGCCGCAGAACCGAACCCTATGTTAGAGGTTCGCCTTGAGCGCATTGGGCGGATTGAGAAAATGATTTCCGCCAATGAAGAAAAAATCTGCAAAGTCTTGGCTGCAGACTTTGGTACTCGTCACTCCATTGAGAGTCGACTACTGGAGTTTCAAATGATTTATCAGGCTTGCAAACATGTTCGCAAGCACCTCAAAGATTGGATGAAGCCGCAACTTGTGGCGACACCAGGATTCTTGGGCTCCTCTCAGGCTTGGACGCAAATGCAATCGATGGGCGTCGTGGGCATCATGAGTCCTTGGAATTACCCGGTCCAACTAGCACTAGTTCCGGCCATTGCCGCTTTTGCGGCAGGTAACCGCGTTTGGCTCAAACCCTCAGAAAGAAGCTCACGTACATCCGGATTCTTAGCAACATTGATTCAGGAATATTTTCACCCTAGCGAGTTTTGTGTCAGCGTTGGAGGTATGGATGTTGCAGAATCTTTTGCAGCACTCCCGTTTGACCATCTCTTTTTTACTGGCTCAGGAGAAGTTGGTAAAAAGGTGATGCGTGCAGCAGCAGATCACCTGACACCGATTACCCTTGAGCTAGGTGGCAAATCACCAGCGATTGTTGACCCCTCAGCCAAACTCAAAGATGCTGCTGCCAGCATCATTTACGGCAAGCTAGTGAATGGCGGGCAAACCTGCATTGCACCGGATTACGCAATTGTTCATGCAAGTGACTCCGAGGTATTTATCCAAGAGTTACAAAATGCAGCACAAAAACAATTCTCTAATCTAGAGGAGTTCACTGGTGCTATTGATGAACATCAGCTTGCACGTTGGCATCAGCTAGTTCAAGATGCGGTAGATCGTGGTGCGCAGGCAATTCCACTCATCTCATCTCACAGCAATTCAGAGCTACCATTCACTCCGGTGGCCCTCTTCAATATTTCTGAAGATGCACTCATCATGCAAGAAGAGATTTTCGGACCCATCCTGCCAATCTTGGCAATCAACGATACCGATTCAACCATCCGTTATATCAATGAACGTCCAAAGCCATTAGCTATGTACTGGTTTGGTAAAGACAAAAAGGTGATGCAACGTATTCTGAATGAGACTCGCTCAGGTGGCGTGACGATCAATGACACCTTACTACATGCCGCTGTAGAAGATTTACCATTTGGTGGCATTGGTGCAAGCGGTATGGGCGCCTATCATGGCAAAGCAGGTTTTGAGGCGTTTAGCCACCGCAAATCTGTTTTAGAGGTTCGCGGGTTCTTTGGCCTCCCCTTCTTAAGTGGCACTAAATTAGCCAGACCACCCTATGGCAAAGGTGTGGAACGCCTATTGCGATGGTTGCGTTAA
- a CDS encoding chorismate--pyruvate lyase family protein, with protein sequence MLHRRRLRSAWNRVDSGELHQAPREWQPWLSDTGSLTQKIERAIGQKLEVLVLRDCRQNLNSDESRYFHFRIKRCRIREVLLCADGIPLVMAHSIIPTSSSSGSNHEVLRLGKKPLGAVLFAKTRMHAKKKPLREIARLDKQSVLWKKCFQQYPELPTVSWARRTLYQLKGRPLLVSEVFLPALLNYHRN encoded by the coding sequence ATGCTTCACCGTCGTCGTCTCCGTTCTGCATGGAATCGAGTCGATTCCGGTGAACTGCATCAAGCGCCACGCGAGTGGCAGCCTTGGCTCAGTGATACTGGTTCTTTAACCCAAAAAATTGAACGTGCAATCGGACAGAAGCTAGAAGTACTAGTGCTGCGAGATTGCCGCCAAAACCTGAATAGCGACGAAAGTCGCTATTTTCATTTCAGAATCAAACGTTGTCGTATTCGAGAGGTACTGCTTTGTGCTGACGGCATCCCGCTAGTGATGGCACACAGCATCATCCCCACCAGCAGCTCAAGCGGTAGCAATCATGAGGTTCTGCGCTTAGGCAAGAAGCCATTAGGCGCTGTACTCTTTGCCAAAACACGCATGCACGCTAAAAAGAAACCGCTCCGTGAAATTGCTCGCTTAGATAAACAAAGCGTCTTATGGAAAAAATGTTTTCAGCAATATCCAGAGCTCCCGACAGTGAGTTGGGCAAGACGTACGCTATATCAACTTAAAGGGCGCCCACTCTTAGTGAGCGAAGTATTTCTGCCGGCTTTGCTCAACTACCACCGCAATTAA
- the hemC gene encoding hydroxymethylbilane synthase produces the protein MSQTPISSSTSPKSGAPQRLVIASRESRLAMWQAEHVRDCLKRLYPACDVQILGMTTRGDQILDKALSKVGGKGLFVKELETALEDGRADLAVHSLKDVPMVMPEGFNLSCVMAREDAHDAFVSNDYASLEDLPKGAVVGTSSLRRESVLRSKFPHLVIQPLRGNLDTRMGKLDRGEYQAIILAAAGLKRLGLESRIRAQLPIDPYTPAAGQGALGIETLSQHPNIKEWLAPLNDLPTLYAVTAERMVSRQLGGSCEVPLAAYATWDQDHMNIRSFVASVDGTASCLASAQGTVKSLQDAEALGLSVARDLISQGAERLLPNGLPK, from the coding sequence ATGTCCCAAACCCCCATTTCCAGCTCTACCTCCCCCAAATCTGGCGCCCCTCAGCGCCTGGTAATCGCCTCCCGTGAGAGTCGACTCGCTATGTGGCAGGCTGAACACGTCCGAGATTGTCTTAAAAGGCTCTATCCAGCTTGTGACGTCCAGATCCTGGGAATGACTACCCGAGGTGATCAAATACTGGATAAGGCCCTCTCTAAGGTGGGTGGTAAGGGCTTATTTGTGAAGGAACTCGAAACCGCTCTAGAGGATGGTCGAGCTGATTTGGCGGTGCACTCCCTGAAGGATGTGCCCATGGTCATGCCTGAGGGTTTTAATTTGTCCTGCGTCATGGCACGGGAAGATGCGCATGATGCCTTTGTCTCAAATGACTACGCCAGCCTAGAAGATTTGCCAAAAGGTGCCGTGGTCGGCACCTCCAGCTTGCGGCGTGAGTCAGTACTGAGATCGAAGTTTCCGCATTTAGTGATCCAGCCTTTGCGTGGCAATTTAGACACTCGCATGGGCAAACTCGATCGTGGTGAATATCAGGCCATTATTTTGGCTGCCGCCGGTCTCAAGAGATTAGGTTTGGAGAGTCGTATTCGTGCACAACTGCCGATTGATCCTTATACGCCGGCTGCTGGGCAGGGCGCGCTCGGTATCGAAACTTTGAGTCAGCATCCCAATATTAAAGAGTGGCTTGCGCCACTCAATGACCTGCCAACCCTCTATGCAGTGACTGCTGAGCGTATGGTGTCACGCCAATTAGGTGGCTCTTGTGAAGTGCCTTTGGCTGCCTATGCCACCTGGGATCAAGATCACATGAACATTCGATCTTTTGTTGCCAGTGTCGATGGCACCGCAAGTTGTTTGGCTAGCGCACAGGGCACTGTGAAGAGTTTGCAAGATGCTGAAGCGCTAGGTCTTTCTGTAGCGCGTGATCTGATTTCTCAAGGCGCTGAGCGTTTATTGCCTAACGGTTTGCCTAAGTAA
- the argH gene encoding argininosuccinate lyase, with amino-acid sequence MSSSKNSLSNKAQAWSARFNEPVDELVQRYTASIGFDQRFALVDIAGSLAHAEMLAAQKIISAQDLADIQKGMAQIKGEIEAGEFNWQLALEDVHLNIEARLTELVGDAGKRLHTGRSRNDQVATDLRLWLRGSVDQIAATLKTLRIALLDLAETHSATIMPGHTHLQVAQPITFGHHLMAYYEMFSRDASRLSDLRARFNRLPLGAAALAGTTYPIDREQVAKILGFDGICNNSLDAVSDRDFAIEFCAFASILMMHVSRLSEELVLWLSPRFGFIDLPDRFCTGSSIMPQKKNPDVPELARGKTGRVYGDLISLLTLMKSQPLAYNKDNQEDKEPLFDAVDTVQDTLRIFADMVPHIQVKADVMKAAAEEGFATATDLADYLVKKGLAFRDAHEAVAHAVKACVGRNCMLTDLSLPELRFACGLDNRPELMGDDVFALLTVDGSVNSRQHAGGTAPAQVLAAIKRGRADL; translated from the coding sequence ATGAGCTCATCAAAAAATTCCCTTTCTAACAAAGCCCAAGCTTGGTCAGCGCGTTTTAACGAACCCGTTGACGAACTGGTACAGCGTTATACCGCTTCCATTGGCTTTGATCAACGTTTTGCCTTAGTCGATATTGCCGGCTCCTTAGCGCACGCTGAGATGCTAGCCGCCCAAAAAATTATCAGCGCCCAAGATTTAGCAGATATCCAAAAAGGCATGGCTCAGATCAAAGGTGAAATTGAGGCTGGAGAATTCAACTGGCAACTCGCCTTAGAAGATGTACACCTGAATATCGAAGCCCGTCTCACTGAATTGGTGGGTGATGCTGGCAAGCGTCTTCATACTGGTCGCTCACGTAATGACCAAGTAGCTACAGATTTGCGTCTTTGGTTACGTGGGAGTGTTGATCAAATCGCTGCCACCCTCAAAACTTTACGCATCGCCTTGCTCGATCTTGCAGAGACACACTCTGCCACGATCATGCCTGGCCATACTCACTTACAAGTAGCGCAACCAATTACTTTTGGTCATCACTTGATGGCTTATTACGAAATGTTTAGTCGTGATGCTAGCCGCCTATCAGATCTTCGCGCCCGCTTCAATCGACTGCCGCTAGGTGCTGCCGCTTTAGCCGGAACAACTTACCCAATTGATCGCGAGCAGGTGGCCAAGATTCTAGGCTTTGATGGCATCTGCAATAACTCGCTTGATGCGGTATCGGATCGCGACTTTGCGATTGAATTCTGTGCGTTCGCATCTATTTTGATGATGCATGTATCTCGCCTATCTGAAGAGCTGGTGCTATGGCTTAGTCCACGCTTTGGTTTTATCGATCTACCGGATCGCTTCTGCACCGGCAGCTCGATCATGCCGCAGAAAAAAAACCCCGATGTACCTGAATTAGCTCGTGGAAAAACTGGTCGCGTATATGGTGATTTGATTTCTTTATTAACTTTGATGAAGAGCCAGCCATTGGCATACAACAAAGATAACCAAGAAGACAAAGAGCCTTTGTTTGATGCAGTTGATACCGTACAAGATACATTGCGCATCTTTGCTGACATGGTTCCGCACATACAAGTCAAAGCGGATGTGATGAAAGCTGCTGCTGAAGAAGGTTTCGCCACTGCAACTGACTTAGCTGATTACTTAGTTAAGAAAGGCTTGGCTTTCCGTGATGCTCATGAAGCAGTGGCTCATGCTGTGAAAGCCTGCGTTGGTCGCAATTGCATGCTCACCGACCTCAGCCTGCCTGAATTGCGCTTTGCTTGCGGCTTAGACAATCGTCCTGAGTTAATGGGTGACGATGTCTTTGCCTTGCTGACCGTAGATGGTTCTGTGAATTCTCGCCAACATGCTGGCGGTACAGCTCCAGCGCAAGTGCTGGCTGCAATCAAACGGGGTCGTGCAGATCTCTAA
- the pdxH gene encoding pyridoxamine 5'-phosphate oxidase — MDSIAQLRKNYTFGQLSETEVPPNPLSLFQLWFDQAVKAECPEPNSMTLATADAAGNPSARIVLLKGADGAGFTFFTNYESQKGKELAARPHAALLFHWHELERQVRIKGVVERVSPAESDEYFHSRPAASRIGAWASPQSSEIPNREFLEEAEKRFAADFGDKPPRPEHWGGYRLHPTEIEFWQGRPSRLHDRIHYQLDGAEWRIARLAP; from the coding sequence ATGGACTCCATCGCTCAACTCCGCAAAAACTATACCTTTGGCCAGCTTTCAGAGACTGAAGTTCCACCGAATCCACTGAGCCTATTTCAGCTTTGGTTTGATCAGGCGGTCAAGGCTGAATGTCCCGAACCTAATTCAATGACCTTGGCAACAGCAGATGCGGCAGGCAATCCATCAGCCCGTATTGTCTTACTAAAAGGTGCGGATGGCGCTGGCTTTACCTTCTTTACCAATTACGAAAGTCAAAAAGGCAAAGAATTAGCTGCTCGCCCTCATGCTGCTTTGTTGTTCCATTGGCATGAGCTAGAGCGTCAAGTTCGCATCAAAGGTGTAGTTGAGCGTGTTAGCCCTGCCGAGAGCGATGAATACTTCCACTCGCGCCCAGCAGCCTCCCGAATTGGAGCATGGGCTTCACCGCAAAGTTCTGAGATTCCAAATCGAGAATTTTTAGAAGAAGCTGAAAAGCGTTTTGCAGCAGATTTTGGAGATAAGCCACCAAGACCAGAGCATTGGGGTGGGTATCGCCTGCACCCTACTGAAATTGAATTCTGGCAAGGCCGTCCTTCACGCCTGCATGACCGCATTCACTATCAGCTCGATGGAGCTGAGTGGCGAATTGCTCGATTAGCACCTTAA
- a CDS encoding uroporphyrinogen-III synthase: MSNKTIVITRPSGQARQLSEALQASLLKSGFTSESAPKIISLPLLTIAPRGDDVLVGQIKIALKTADLAIFVSPNAIECTMRLLEQSWQGFSDQPLPIGVMGGSSMSALKNHGIGIEGNPTEVILPQNNAQWDSEGLWAELQKLGWDWSTKKVIIFKGEGGRDWLADTLKNAGVQVEAFSVYARVPLDLNSPAWNAIHEMDFAQSLWLLTSSEAVRYLGQAKLPLDLATAICPHHNITDTAEQIGFGEVFTCEPGDEALIAASQAWLAI; encoded by the coding sequence ATGAGTAATAAGACCATTGTCATTACCCGTCCTAGCGGACAGGCACGTCAATTGTCGGAAGCGCTTCAGGCAAGCCTGCTCAAGAGTGGCTTTACTTCAGAAAGTGCACCTAAGATTATTTCCTTACCCTTACTGACGATTGCCCCGAGGGGTGATGATGTGTTGGTAGGGCAGATCAAGATCGCACTCAAGACGGCAGACTTAGCCATCTTCGTGAGTCCGAATGCCATTGAATGCACGATGCGATTACTCGAGCAATCTTGGCAGGGTTTCTCTGACCAGCCGTTGCCAATTGGGGTGATGGGGGGTAGTAGCATGTCCGCCCTCAAAAATCATGGAATTGGTATAGAGGGCAATCCCACAGAAGTCATTCTTCCTCAGAATAATGCGCAGTGGGATTCAGAGGGCTTGTGGGCTGAACTACAGAAGCTGGGCTGGGATTGGTCCACCAAGAAAGTCATTATTTTCAAAGGTGAAGGTGGCCGCGATTGGCTAGCTGATACTTTAAAAAATGCTGGTGTGCAAGTTGAGGCATTCTCAGTTTATGCACGCGTACCCTTAGATCTCAACAGTCCTGCCTGGAATGCAATCCATGAGATGGATTTTGCACAATCTCTTTGGCTTCTGACCTCCTCTGAGGCAGTGCGCTATTTAGGCCAGGCAAAATTGCCACTCGATCTCGCAACTGCCATTTGCCCGCATCACAATATTACCGATACTGCAGAGCAAATTGGTTTTGGTGAGGTGTTTACCTGTGAGCCTGGAGATGAAGCTCTGATTGCTGCATCCCAAGCTTGGCTAGCTATTTAA
- a CDS encoding TRAP transporter small permease subunit, with product MGFWGTLSTGIDRLNQFLGKMASIMILLSCVVSATNALLRYSLDISNNWPLELQWYLFAAAVMLGAAYTLKRNEHVRVDLIYSQLSDRGRLYIDLFGLTVFLMPACILFTWLSWTTLFYPSWLVSEHSLNAGGLSRYPIKFVLPFGFFMLSLQGLSEMIKRIGALKGKETLPAADLHYEKPLQ from the coding sequence ATGGGCTTTTGGGGAACGCTCTCAACAGGAATTGATCGTCTAAATCAATTCCTGGGCAAGATGGCCAGCATCATGATATTGCTATCTTGCGTCGTATCGGCCACCAATGCCCTACTCCGCTACAGTCTAGATATCAGCAACAACTGGCCACTGGAATTACAGTGGTACCTCTTTGCTGCTGCTGTCATGCTGGGTGCCGCATACACTCTCAAACGCAATGAACATGTTCGAGTCGATTTAATTTACTCGCAGCTTTCGGATCGCGGACGTCTTTATATCGACCTCTTTGGTTTGACTGTCTTTTTGATGCCAGCCTGCATATTATTTACATGGCTATCTTGGACGACGTTGTTTTATCCCTCATGGTTAGTCTCAGAACATTCACTCAATGCAGGCGGTTTATCGCGCTACCCCATTAAGTTTGTACTACCTTTTGGTTTTTTCATGCTGAGCCTTCAAGGCCTATCGGAAATGATTAAACGTATTGGCGCCCTCAAAGGTAAAGAGACATTGCCTGCCGCCGATCTCCATTATGAA
- a CDS encoding amino acid permease, protein MQTEQTGLQRHLKVRHIRLMALGSTIGVGLFLGSASAIQIAGPSILLGYLLAGIVAFIVLRTLGEMAVHEPVAGSFAAYANTYVGPLAGYMVGWGYWTYWIVVGIAEVTAVGIYMGIWFPETPQWIWALSSILMMGLINLIAVKVFGEFEFWFALIKVVAIVAMIALGGSVIFFGFTNDWHPIGLANLWQHGGFFPNGISGMLLSLQMVLFAYVGIEMIGLSAGEAENPRKTIPMAIDSLAWRILIFYMGAILVILAIFPWNEVGQQGSPFVVMFERIGLREAAGIINFVVITAALSSCNAGIFSGGRLLYALSVNGYAPSPFAKLSKYGVPHRAVMATVAVCMTGVVLNYFVPDKAFQYIMAAVTFVGLMVWIAILITQIQFRRSLTKVQVAELAYRTPWWPYSSWFALAFIALVVVLMGFHEDARIALVLGPCLLAVYLAMFYIVGLHRKTKLSRVFK, encoded by the coding sequence TTGCAGACTGAACAAACTGGTTTACAGCGTCACCTCAAGGTGCGGCACATTCGCCTCATGGCATTGGGGTCCACTATCGGCGTTGGCTTATTTCTGGGCTCGGCAAGCGCGATTCAAATCGCAGGACCTTCAATCTTGTTGGGATATCTGCTGGCAGGTATTGTTGCCTTCATCGTGCTTCGCACCTTGGGGGAGATGGCGGTGCATGAACCAGTCGCAGGTTCTTTTGCTGCATATGCCAACACCTACGTGGGGCCGCTTGCGGGCTATATGGTTGGGTGGGGCTACTGGACTTACTGGATCGTCGTCGGCATAGCCGAAGTCACCGCAGTTGGTATCTATATGGGGATTTGGTTTCCTGAGACACCACAGTGGATCTGGGCCTTATCTTCCATCTTGATGATGGGCCTGATCAACCTCATTGCCGTAAAAGTGTTTGGTGAGTTTGAGTTTTGGTTTGCTCTGATCAAAGTGGTTGCTATTGTGGCCATGATTGCTTTGGGTGGCTCAGTTATTTTCTTTGGCTTTACCAACGACTGGCATCCAATTGGCCTTGCTAACTTATGGCAGCACGGCGGCTTCTTTCCTAACGGTATTAGTGGGATGTTGCTGTCCTTGCAGATGGTTTTATTTGCCTACGTTGGCATTGAGATGATTGGTCTATCTGCTGGTGAAGCAGAGAATCCTCGCAAAACCATTCCAATGGCAATTGACTCCTTAGCATGGCGCATCTTGATTTTTTACATGGGTGCGATCCTGGTCATCTTGGCGATCTTCCCTTGGAATGAGGTTGGTCAACAAGGAAGTCCATTCGTGGTCATGTTTGAGCGGATTGGTTTGCGTGAAGCTGCGGGAATCATTAACTTTGTAGTCATTACCGCTGCCTTGTCATCTTGTAATGCCGGCATCTTTAGTGGGGGGCGACTCTTGTATGCACTATCGGTTAATGGCTATGCACCATCCCCATTTGCCAAACTATCGAAGTATGGGGTGCCACATCGCGCAGTGATGGCAACGGTAGCAGTTTGTATGACGGGAGTAGTGCTTAACTACTTCGTTCCAGACAAAGCATTTCAATACATCATGGCCGCAGTGACTTTCGTTGGTTTGATGGTGTGGATTGCAATTTTGATCACGCAAATTCAATTTCGTCGCTCACTGACAAAAGTCCAGGTTGCTGAGTTGGCGTACCGCACACCCTGGTGGCCCTATTCCTCGTGGTTCGCATTGGCATTTATTGCTTTGGTAGTGGTGTTGATGGGTTTTCATGAGGATGCACGGATTGCTCTGGTCTTGGGCCCGTGTTTATTAGCTGTGTATCTCGCCATGTTTTACATCGTTGGCTTGCATCGCAAAACAAAACTGAGTCGTGTATTCAAATAA
- a CDS encoding DEAD/DEAH box helicase → MTFSKETNPTGTEFQNFALAASLLKNVAELGYTQATSVQAQVIPAALAGGDLLVSSQTGSGKTAAFLLPLINQLIEDNPNGSPVPGRAQPKVLVLCPTRELAQQVAADAVNLVRGMKGIRIATVMGGMPYGKQIQALKGALLVVATPGRLLDLTDSKAIRLDDVKQLVIDEADRMLDMGFADDLEAIDKRCAARTQTLMFSATFAPKIMSLANELTTNAKRIELAHAGEKHANIEQKLHWADSMSHKHKLLEHILADASLDQAVVFASTQVESEKIADTLRANGYEASALHGAMPQAVRMRRLESLRKGHTKILVATDVAARGIDVPRISHVINFGLPMKPEDYTHRIGRTGRAGRNGVAITLVEHRDRAKIRNIERFTQQDIVASVIAGLEPQAKPSFGGGGGRPGGGRSGGGFGGGNRSGGGGGRYGSGARSESRSGGGGGGNRSGNHFESRSGDSRPSGDSRPAGGNRFADSRPARSGDSRPAGGNRSGDSRPSAGPRFAKPKTGGQRRSFSGN, encoded by the coding sequence ATGACTTTTTCTAAAGAAACCAATCCTACTGGAACTGAGTTCCAGAATTTTGCCCTCGCGGCATCACTCCTTAAAAACGTTGCTGAGCTGGGTTACACCCAAGCTACTTCAGTACAAGCTCAGGTTATTCCTGCTGCTCTTGCTGGTGGTGACTTATTGGTCAGCAGCCAAACCGGTAGCGGTAAAACCGCAGCCTTTTTATTGCCTTTGATTAATCAACTCATCGAAGACAACCCGAATGGCTCACCTGTACCAGGCCGCGCACAACCTAAAGTGTTGGTGCTTTGCCCTACTCGTGAATTAGCTCAACAGGTTGCCGCAGATGCAGTGAACTTAGTTCGTGGCATGAAAGGTATCCGCATTGCAACCGTTATGGGTGGCATGCCTTACGGCAAGCAAATCCAAGCCCTGAAAGGCGCGTTGTTAGTTGTCGCAACTCCTGGTCGTTTACTCGACTTGACCGACAGCAAAGCAATTCGCTTGGATGACGTTAAACAACTCGTTATCGATGAAGCTGATCGCATGCTCGACATGGGATTTGCTGATGATCTTGAGGCAATTGATAAGCGTTGCGCTGCTCGCACCCAAACTTTGATGTTCTCTGCAACTTTTGCTCCAAAGATTATGTCTTTGGCAAACGAGTTGACTACTAACGCCAAACGTATTGAGCTTGCTCATGCTGGTGAAAAGCACGCAAACATTGAGCAGAAGCTCCACTGGGCTGACAGCATGTCACACAAGCATAAATTGCTTGAGCACATTTTGGCTGATGCCTCTTTGGACCAAGCTGTTGTGTTTGCAAGCACTCAAGTTGAAAGCGAAAAAATTGCTGACACATTACGTGCCAATGGTTACGAAGCTAGTGCCTTGCACGGTGCAATGCCTCAAGCTGTTCGTATGCGTCGTCTGGAGTCTTTGCGTAAAGGTCACACCAAGATTTTGGTTGCGACTGACGTAGCGGCTCGTGGTATCGATGTACCACGTATTAGTCACGTGATTAACTTTGGCTTACCAATGAAACCAGAAGACTATACGCATCGTATTGGTCGTACTGGTCGTGCGGGTCGCAATGGTGTTGCTATCACTTTGGTTGAACATCGTGATCGCGCCAAGATTCGCAATATCGAACGCTTTACACAGCAAGATATCGTTGCCTCAGTCATCGCTGGCTTAGAGCCACAAGCCAAGCCTAGCTTTGGTGGTGGCGGTGGTCGCCCAGGTGGCGGTCGCTCTGGTGGCGGCTTTGGCGGCGGCAATCGCTCTGGTGGTGGCGGTGGTCGTTATGGTTCAGGCGCTCGTTCAGAGTCTCGTTCTGGTGGCGGAGGCGGTGGCAATCGCTCAGGCAATCATTTTGAATCTCGCTCTGGTGATTCCCGTCCATCTGGTGACTCACGTCCTGCTGGTGGTAACCGTTTTGCTGATTCACGCCCTGCACGCTCAGGTGACTCACGTCCTGCTGGTGGTAATCGCTCTGGTGACTCACGTCCGTCCGCTGGTCCACGTTTTGCTAAACCCAAAACTGGCGGTCAACGCAGAAGCTTTAGCGGCAACTAA
- a CDS encoding tRNA threonylcarbamoyladenosine dehydratase: MAEDKIEDSAEDRRFGGVARLYGPELRERFRHATVVVAGLGGVGSWAAEALARTAIGHLVLIDFDHIAESNTNRQLHALEGEYGKAKVQAMTDRIRQINPEMTITSHDAFLEPENLDALIPENAIVLDATDSVQTKIALAVWANKNQRALVMCGAAGGKSDPTSVRCDDLSRTEQDALLAKVRQGLRQDHGFSRNLKRKIGIRAIYSHEPRAGVASGGLACSGYGSTVMVTAACGLAAAAEVLNLIATQ; encoded by the coding sequence ATGGCAGAAGACAAGATAGAAGATAGCGCAGAAGATCGTCGTTTTGGGGGTGTAGCTCGGCTATATGGTCCAGAGCTGCGAGAGCGCTTTCGTCATGCGACAGTAGTGGTGGCTGGACTGGGCGGTGTGGGCTCTTGGGCTGCAGAAGCATTGGCTCGTACTGCGATCGGCCATCTTGTCTTGATTGATTTTGACCATATCGCCGAAAGCAATACCAATCGTCAATTGCATGCTTTAGAGGGTGAGTATGGGAAAGCAAAAGTGCAAGCGATGACGGATCGTATTCGCCAAATTAATCCCGAGATGACGATCACTAGTCATGACGCATTTTTAGAGCCAGAAAACTTAGATGCTTTGATTCCAGAAAATGCAATTGTGTTGGATGCAACGGATTCAGTGCAAACCAAAATTGCCTTAGCGGTTTGGGCCAATAAAAATCAGCGTGCTCTAGTCATGTGTGGGGCAGCAGGTGGAAAATCAGATCCGACTTCTGTACGTTGTGATGATCTTTCTAGAACCGAGCAAGACGCTTTATTGGCAAAGGTACGTCAGGGTCTCAGGCAGGATCATGGTTTTTCTAGAAATCTGAAGAGAAAAATTGGTATTCGTGCCATTTACTCTCATGAGCCACGTGCAGGCGTTGCTAGTGGTGGACTTGCCTGTTCTGGTTATGGGTCAACCGTGATGGTGACTGCAGCCTGTGGTTTAGCCGCTGCTGCTGAAGTTTTAAATCTGATCGCTACTCAGTAG